From the Streptomyces nodosus genome, the window GGTGGCGAGCAGGGCCTGCGCCTCGATGGGGTCGCCGAGGCGGGTGCCGGTGCCGTGCGCCTCGACGGCGTCGACATCGGCCCCGGTGAGGCCGGAGTTGCTCAGGGCCTGGCGGATGACCTGTTCCTGGGCGCGGCCGTTGGGGGCGGTCAGTCCGTTGGAGGCGCCGTCCTGGTTGACGGCGGAGCCGCGCAGCACGGCGAGCACCGGGTGGCCGTTGCGGACGGCGTCGGAGAGCCGCTCGACGACGAGGACGCCGACGCCCTCGCCCCAGCCGGTGCCGTCGGCGTCGTCGGAGAACGCCTTGCAGCGGCCGTCGGGGGCCAGGCCGCCCTGGGCGCTGAACTCCACGAAGACGGAGGGCTCGGCGAGGATGGTGACACCGCCGACGAGGGCGAGCGAGGACTCCCCGTTGCGCAGCGACTGGGCCGCCATGTGCAGGGCGACGAGGGAGGAGGAGCACGCGGTGTCGACGGTGACGGCCGGGCCCTCGAGACCGTAGACATAGGAGAGCCGGCCGGACAGCACGCTGGCGGCCGTGCCGGTCAGGGCGTGGCCGTGGAGTTCGGTCGCGGTGTCCGCGGAGGGTGCGCCCCAGTGGTAGGAGCCCACGAAGACGCCGGTCGCGCTGGAGCGCAGGGAGGTGGGGGCGATGCCGGCCCGCTCCAGGGCCTCCCAGGAGACTTCGAGCAGCAGGCGCTGCTGCGGGTCCATGGCGGTCGCCTCGCGGGGCGATATGCCGAAGAACCCGGCATCGAAGTCGGTGGCCTCGTAGAGGAATCCGCCCTCGTGGGTGGAGCTGCTTCCCTCGCCCTTTCCGGTGAGCGCCTCGATGTCCCAGCCGCGGTCGGCGGGAAATCCGGAGATGGCGTCCCCGCCGGATTCCACGAGTTCCCACAGGGATTCCGGGGAACTCACTCCGCCGGGCAGCCGGCAGCTCATTCCGACGATCGCGACGGGCTCGTTGTCGCGGGATTCCAGCTCGCCTATCCGGCGGCGGGCGCGTCGCAGATCGTTGGTGACCCGGCGAAGGTAGTCGACAACTTTTTCCTGCTGGTTCTGCTGGGGTTCCGGCATCGGGTCCGTCCTCGTCATCGGGTCGCGAACGAAAGCTGTAGATCCGCTAGGAGATTTCGAACTCTTCATCGATGATGTCGAGCAGTCTGTCGACCGACACCGATTCGATGTCCTCGTCGGAGAAGTTCTCCTGCGGGGCGGAATTCCGCCGGAGCGAGGCGACGAGTGCGTCCAGGCGGTCGGCGACGGCCTGGCGTCCGGGGTCGTCGGCCGACAGGGTCTGCACGACGGCCTCGAACCTGGTGAGTTCGTCGTCGCACGATCCCTGCGGTGAGGAGCCGGATACGACGAGGAGTTCCCCGATACGCCGGGCGGCGAGCTCGGGGGTGGGGAAGTTGAAGACGAGGGTGGCCGGCAGCCGCAGTCCGGTGAGCGCGGTGAGGCGGTCACTGAGTTCCACGCCGGCCAGCGAGTCGAAGCCCAGCTCCTTGAAGACCGCGCGGGGTCCGACCGCGTCCGGGCCCTGATGGCCGAGGACCGCCGCCGCCTGGGTCCGTACCAGGCCGATGAGCCGGCGTTCACGCTCGGCGGGGGCCAGGGCCGCGGCCTCGGCGGCGAAGCTGTCCGGCGCCGAGGAGGCGGACGGCTCGGCGGCGGCGCCGGGGGCCGCGGCGACGGGCCGGGTGCGGCGCGGGGTCGCGGTGTCCTGGTGCCAGGCGCGTGTGAGCGGCCGGGGGGCGGTGCGCTCCTGCTCGGTGAGCTGCCGTACGACGACGGCCTCGGCGGTGAACACCGGGGCGCCGGTGACATCGGCGGCGGTCAGGGTCAGGGCACCGTCGTCGGCGGAGTGGATCCGCACCCGCAGGGCGGTGGCGCCGACGGCGTGCAGCCGCACCCCGTGCCAGGCGACCGGGAGTGTGCCGGTGGTGGTGAGGGCGGCGTGCCGGGCGGCGTCGAGGAGCGCGGGGTGCACTCCGTAGGCGCCGGGGTCGTCGGTGGTGCCGGCCGGGAGTTCGACCTCGGCGAGGAACGCGCCGTCGTGGCGCCAGGCGGTGCGCAGACCGCGGAAGGCGGGGCCGAGGTCGAAGCCGTCGTCGACGAGCCGCTCGTAGTGGTCCCCGAGGTCGAGGGGTTCGGCGCCCGGCGGGGGCCAGGCGACGGCGAAGGAGGTGTCGGGGGCCGCCGCGGTGCGGGGCGCGGTGCCGAGCAGGCCGCCGGCCCGCTGGGTCCAGGGCTCGGCGGGGGAGTTGCCGGGACGGGAGTGGACGGTGAGGGTGCGCCGGCCGGCCTCGTCGGCGGAGCCGACCCGGACCTGGAGGTCCAGGGTGTCGCCGGCCTCCAGGACCGGCGCCTCGACGAGGGCGAGTTCGTGCAGGACGTCGCATCCGGTGTCGTCACCCGCGCGTACGGCGAGTTCCACGAGCACGGCGGCGGGCAGCAGGACGCGCCCGGCGACGACATGGTCGGCGAGCCAGGGGTGGGTGGCGACGGACAGTGTGGCGCCCGACACCGTGCCGCCGTCGGCGAGTTCCACGGCCGGGCCGAGCAGCGGATGCCCGCCGCCCGCGGTACCGGTGCCGGGCCGGCCCGGGGCGGGCCAGTACCGCGCGTGCTGGAAGGCGTACGTCGGCAGGTCGGTGCGGCGGGCTCCGGTGCCGGTGTAGAGGGCGGACCAGTCGACGGTCGCGCCGAGGACATGGAGCCGGCCGAGCGCGGCGGTGAGAGCCCTCTCCTCGGGCTGGTCCTTGCGGAGGGTGGGCACCACGTCGACAGGGGCGCCCGGGGTGTCCGGGCCGAGGACGGTGCGGGCGAGGGCGGTCAGGACGCTGCCGGGGCCCAGTTCGACCAGCAGGTCGGTGCCGTGTTCCCGCAGGGCCGTCACGCCGTCGGCGAAGCGGACGGTACCGCGCACATGCCGCACCCAGTACTCGGGGGTGGCGATCTCGGCACCGGCAAGTTCACCGGTGAGGTTGGACATCACCGGCAGCGTCGGCTCATGGAAGGTGAGTCCGGCGACGACGTCCCGGAAGGCGTCGAGCATCGGCTCCATCAGCGGCGAGTGGAAGGCGTGCGAGACCGCGAGGCGGCTGGTGCGGCGGCCTTGGGCAGCGAAGTGGGCGGAGACGCGCTCCACGGCGTCCTCGGCGCCGGAGACGACGACCGCGGTGGGGCCGTTGACGGCGGCGAGCGAGACATCGCCGTCGAGCAGCGGGAGCACCTCGTCCTCGGAGGCCTCGACGGCGGACATGGCGCCGCCCTCGGGCAGGGCCTGCATCAGGGTGGCGCGGGCGGCGACCAGACGCGCGGCGTCCTCCAGCGAGAGCACTCCGGCGATGTGCGCGGCGGCGATCTCGCCGACGGAGTGGCCGCCGACGGCGTCGGGGCGCAGCCCGAAGGACTCGGCGAGCCGGTACAGGGCGACCTCGAAGGCGAACAGCGCGGGCTGGGTCCACCCGGTGCGGTCGAGTTCGGCGGGGTCCTCGCCCCACATCACGGACCGCACCGGACGCTCGAGTTGGGGGTCGAGGGCGGCCAGGACGGTGTCCAGGGCCTTCGCGAAGACCGGGAAGCGGGCGGCGAGTTCACGGCCCATGCCGAGCCGCTGGGAGCCCTGTCCGGAGAAGAGGACGGCGGTGGTGCGGGGGGCGGCCTCACCGCGGGCGATCTCCACGACACCGTCACCGGACGGCACCAGCACCGCACGGTGCCGCAACGCCGCCCGCCCGGTGGCCAGCGAGTGACCGATGTCCAGCGGATCGGCGCCGGGGTGGTCCCGGACGAAGGAGGTGAGCCGCTCGACCTGCGCGTCGAGAGCCTCCGGGGAGGCCCCGGACACCGGCCACGCGACGGCGTCGGCCGCGGGCACGAGGGCGGCGAGCCGAGCGGCGGGGGTGACCGGGCGGTCGGCCGGGCCGGCGTCGACAGCGGCGGGAGCAGAGGTGTCGGCGGGCTCCCCGGCGAGGGCAGCGGGCCGCGCGGCGGAGTCGGCGGCCGAGGCCACGTCCCGGTGGGCGGGCCCGGCGGGGACCGCGGCGGCGGGGTCGGTCGTCGGGGCTTCCTCCACGATGACATGCGCGTTGGTGCCACTGATGCCGAAGGAGGAGACGGCGGCCCGGCGCGGGCGGCCGGTGCCGGGCCAGGGCAGGGCCTCGGTGAGGAGTTCGACGGCGCCGGCCGACCAGTCGACGTGCCGGGTGGGCGTGGAGAGGTTCAGGGTCTCCGGCATCAGGCCGTGGCGCAGCGCCTGGACGGCCTTGATGAGTCCGCCGATGCCGGCGGCTGCCTGGGCGTGCCCGATGTTGGACTTCAGGGAGCCGAGGCGCAGCGGCTGTCCGCCGTCGCGGTCCTGGCCGTAGGTGGCGAGCAGGGCCCGGGCCTCGATGGGGTCGCCGAGCCGGGTGCCGGTGCCGTGGGCCTCGACGAGGTCGATGTCGGCGGGTCCGAGTCCGGCGTCGGCGAGGGCCTCGCGGACGAGTCGTTCCTGGGCCGGTCCGCTGGGGGCGGTGAGACCGTCGGAGGCGCCGTCCTGGTTGACGGCGGAGCCGCGCAGCACGGCGAGCACCCGGTGCCCGGCGGCGCGGGCGGTGGACAGGCGCTCCAGCACGATCATGCCGGCGCCCTCCGCCCAGGTGGTGCCGTCGGCGTCGTCGGAGAAGACCTTGCAGCGGCCGTCGGCGGCGAGTCCGCCCTGCCGGGTGTAGGCGATGAACCCGACCGGTGTGGACATCACGGTGACGCCGCCGGCCAGCGCGGTGGTGCACTCCCCCGACCTGAGCGAGCGCAGCGCGTAGTGGAGGGCGACCAGGGACGAGGAGGACGCCGTGTCGAGGGTGACGGCGGGCCCTTCGAGGCCGAGGAAGTAGGCGAGCCTCCCGGAGGCGATGCTCGGCGACAGACCGGTGAGGGCGTGCCCGGTGAGGTCCTCGCGGGAGGCGTTGGTGACGGTCGCGTAGTCCTGGCCGTTGGTGCCGACGAAGACGCCGGTGCGGGTGCCCCGCAGGGTGTGCGGGTCGATGCCGGCGTGTTCCAGGGCCTCCCAGGAGGTCTCCAGGACGAGCCGCTGCTGCGGGTCGGTGGAGACGGCCTCGCGGGGCGACATCCCGAAGAAGCCGGCGTCGAAGTCGGCGGCCGCGGCGAGGAATCCGCCTCGGTGGGTCACGCTGTGGTCCGGCCCGTCGCCGGTCAGGGCGGCCAGGTCCCAGCCGCGGTCGCCGGGGAACGGCCCGGTGGCGTCGCGGCCGTCGCGGACCAGCTCCCACAGGTCCTCGGGCCCCTCGACGCCTCCCGGGAAGCGGCAGGCCATTCCGACGACCACTACCGGATCGTCGTTGGCTCCGATCGTCATGCCTCGCTCACCCCTGCGGAAAAGTCGGTCCTGGGCCACCTCTGCCTGCCGGATCGTATGGGCGCGAAGGCTGTACTTTTCCCTAAGGAATCTCAGTGTTCGGCTCCGGGCCGCGCCCGGACGGACACGAAAACACCCGCTCCGGGGCGAAGACTAGGGATTCCCCGGACCCTGGCGTGAGATGAAGTCAGCGGCACGCTTCTCCCGCTCGGCACGGTGTGCCGAGCGGCGGGGTCGGCGGTGTCCTGTGACGGCGTGCGCGACAGGCGGCGGCGTCGGCGAATGCGATCATCCGGCGACTTTCGGTGGGTGGACGCGAGGCGTGCGGGCCTGCGCGGTCCGCCACTTTCCGGAGGGTGTTGTCCATGGGCGCGCACAGGCGGCCGATCCTGTTCGTCAGTTATGCCGAAAGCGGTCTTCTCAATCCGCTGCTCGTACTGGCCGAGGAATTGTCCCGGCGTGGTGTGGAGGATCTGTGGTTCGCCACGGACGAGAAGGCGCGGGACCAGATCGAGTCGGCGTCGGCGGACAGTGAGCTGCAGTTCGCCTCGCTCGGTGACACCGTGTCGCAGATGTCGGCGGTCACCTGGGACGACGAGACCTATGCCGAGGTGACGCAGCGCTCCCGCTTCAAGGCGCACCGCGCGGTCATCCGGCACTCCTTCGCGCCCGAGACCCGGGTGGAGAAGTACCGGGCGCTGGAGAAGGCCGTCGAGGAGATCCAGCCCGCCCTGATGGTGATCGAGAGCATGTGCCAGTTCGGGTACGAGCTGGCGATCACCAAGGGGATCCCGTTCGTGCTCGGGGTGCCGTTCCTGCCGAGCAATGTACTGACCTCGCATGTGCCGTTCGCCAAGTCGTACACGCCGTCCGGGTTCCCGGTGCCGCACTCGGGCCTGCCCGGCAAGATGTCGCTCGCCCAGCGGGTGGAGAACGAGCTGTTCCGGGTGCGCACGCTCGGGATGTTCATGACGAAGGAGATCCGGGAGATCGTCGAGGAGGACAACCGGGTCCGCGGCGAGCTGGGCATCTCCCCCGAGGCGCGGCAGATGATGGCGCGCATCGACCACGCCGAGCAGGTGCTGTGCTACTCGGTGGCGGAGCTGGACTACCCGTTCCCGATGCACGAGAAGGTACGGCTGGTGGGCACGCTGGTGCCGCCGCTGCCGCAGGCGCCGGACGACGAGGGCCTCTCGGACTGGCTGACGGAGCAGAAGTCCGTGGTCTTCATGGGCTTCGGCACCATCACCCGGCTCACCCGGGAGCAGGTCGCCTCGCTGGTGGAGGTGGCCCGCCGCCTCGAGGGCGAGGGCCACCAGGTGCTGTGGAAGCTGCCGAGCGAGCAGCAGCATCTGCTGCCCCCGGCCGAGGAACTGCCCGCGAACCTGCGGATCGAGAGCTGGGTGCCCTCACAGCTGGACGTGCTGGCGCACCCGAACGTCAAGGTGTTCTTCACGCACGCCGGCGGCAACGGCTACCACGAGGGCCTGTACTTCGGAAAGCCTCTGGTGGTACGGCCGTTGTGGGTGGACTGCGACGACCAGGCCGTGCGCGGCCAGGACTTCGGCGTGAGCCTGACCGTCGACCGTCCCGAGACCGTGGACACGGACGACGTCCTCGACAAGATCACCCGCGTGCTGAACGAGTCCTCCTTCACCGAACGCGCCGAGTACTACGCCGGGTTGCTGAAGGCCGCGGGTGGTCGTACCGCCGCCGCGGACCTGCTGCTCGGCCTCCCCGTCCTGGCAAACGACTGACCGAGGAAGTCAAGGATGTCCTATACGTATCCGGTCTCCATGCCGTGGCTGAAGGGCCGCGAGCTGGAGTATGTGACGGAGGCCGTCAGCGGCGGCTGGATCTCGTCGCAGGGCCCCTACGTCCGGCAGTTCGAGGAGGCGTTCGCCGCCTACAACGACATGCCGCACGGTGTCGCCTGTTCCTCGGGCACCACCGCGCTGACGCTGGCGCTGCGGGCGCTGGGCGTCGGCCCCGGCGACGAGGTGATCGTCCCGGAGTTCACCATGATCGCGACCGCCTGGGCGGTCACCTACACGGGGGCGACCCCGGTGTTCGTGGACTGCGGCGACGACCTGAACATCGATGTCTCCCGCATCGAGGAGAAGATCACCCCGCGCACCAAGGTGATCATGCCGGTGCACATCTACGGCCGGCAGTGCGACATGGACGCCATCATGAACCTGGCGTACGAGTACAACCTGCGGGTCGTCGAGGACTCGGCGGAGGCGCACGGGGTGCGGCCGGTGGGCGACATCGCCTGCTTCTCGCTGTTCGCCAACAAGATCATCACGGCGGGTGAGGGCGGGGTGTGCGTGACCCGGGACGCCCATCTGGCCGAGCAGATGGCGCATCTGCGGGCCATGGCGTTCACCAAGGACCACAGCTTCCTGCACAAGAAGCTGGCCTACAACTACCGCATGACCAACATGCAGGCCGCGGTGGCGCTCGCGCAGACCGAGCAGCTGGACACCATCCTCGCGACCCGCCGCGACATCGAGAAGCGCTACGACGAGGCGCTGCGGGACGTGCCCGGCATCACGCTGATGCCGGCCCGCGACGTGCTGTGGATGTACGACCTGCGGGCCGAGCGCAGCGAGGAGCTGCGCGCGTACCTGGCCGACCAGGGCGTCGAGACCCGGGTGTTCTTCAAGCCGATGAGCCGTCAGCCGGGCTACTACGACGCGAACTGGCCGTCGCTGAACGCCTCCCGGTTCAGCGAGGACGGGTTCTATCTGCCGACGCACACCGGGCTGACCGCGCAGGACCAGGAGTTCATCACCGACCGGGTACGCGCCTTCTACGGAGTCCTGTGATGACCGCCGAGACCGAGATGACGACCTTCGCGCCGGGCTGCCCCGTCGCCTTCCCGCTGCGCCGGCCGGGACGTCCGTTCCCGCCGCCGGAGTACGCCGACTACCGTGCGGGCGAGGGCCTGGTCCGCTCCGAACTGCCCGCAAGCGGCCCGGTGTGGCTGGTGACGCGGCACGAGGACGTGCGGACCGTGCTGACGGACCCCCGGATCAGCGCGGACCCCTCCCGCCCCGGCTTCCCGAGGGCCAGGCGCACCGGCGGCGCCCCCTCGCAGTCGGAGATCCCGGGCTGGTTCGTGGCGCTGGACCCCCCGGAGCACGACCGGTTCCGCAAGACGCTGATCCCGGAGTTCACCGTGCGCAAGGTGCGGGAGCTGCGTCCGGCGATCCAGCAGATCGTGGACGAGCGGATCGACGCGTTGCTCGCCGCAGGCAACTCGGCGGACCTGATCGCGGACTTCGCGCTGTCCGTGCCGTCGCTGGTCATCTCCGACCTGCTCGGGGTGCCCAAGGCGGACCGGGACTTCTTCGAGGCGAAGACAAAGGTCCTGGTGACCCTCAGCTCCACCGACGAGCAACGTGACGAGGCCTCCAAGGCGCTGCTGCGTTATCTGAACCGGCTCATCCAGATCAAGGGCCGCCGCCCCGGCGAGGACCTGATCAGCCGGCTGCTCCAGGCCGGCACCATGAACCGGCAGGAGCTGTCCGGGGTGTCGATGCTCCTGCTCATCGCGGGGCACGAGACCACGGCGAACAACATCGGCCTGGGCGTCGTCCAGTTGCTGACCAACCCGCAGTGGATCGGCGACGACCGCATCGTGGAGGAGATGCTGCGGTACTACTCGGTCGCCGACCTGGTGTCCTTCCGGGTGGCCGTGGAGGACGTGGAGATCGGCGGCCAGCTGATCAAGGCCGGTGAGGGCATCGTGCCGCTGATCGCCGCGGCCAATCACGACGGTTCGGTCTTCGACAAGCCCGAGGAGTTCAACCCGGAGCGTTCCGCGCGCTCGCACGTGGCGTTCGGGTACGGCGTCCACCAGTGCCTCGGGCAGAACCTGGTGCGGGTGGAGATGGAGATCGCCTACCGTACCCTGTTCGAGCGCATCCCGACCCTCGAACTGGCGGTGCCGGTCGAGGAGTTGCCCCTGAAGTACGACGGCGTGCTGTTCGGCCTGCACGAGCTGCCCGTCACATGGAGCTGAGCGACGGGCCCGTCCGCTGCGACGGCCGGCCCGCTGGAACGACCCTGGAGGAATGATGGTGCACGTCAACGTGGACGTCGATCGCTGCGTCGGTGCCGGACAGTGCGTCCTGACCGCGTCGGACGTGTTCGACCAGGACGACGACGGCCTGGTGACCGTCCTCGCACAGCCGTCGGACCCGTCCACGGTGGAGACGGTCCGGGAGGCCGCGGTGGTCTGCCCCTCGATGGCGATCACCGTCGTGGAGAACTAGCCGAGCCGTAGTGGGAGTTCAACGGGCCGTACCTGCCGACCGGCGGGTACGGCCCGCACCACGTTCGGCGGCGGCAGCAGTTCGGGGGCGAGTCCGGCAGCTCGAGACCGGTGGGCAGTGGCGGGAGAGGTTGCACGGGCTCACCTGGACCCGACAGCCACATCCGATCAGCAGGACATCAACCCTTCGCCGGCTCCGCCGCGCTGCGTTCCACAGGGTTTGCGTGGGAGGCCGCATCGCCGGCACTCACGCCCTGAGGTGTCTCCGCTGTCCGGCCTTGTCCGGCCGCCGATCAGGAAGGCCGATCCTCGCAGGCGCCCCAGGACATCACGGCTTGGGGTCCGCAGAGTTCACGGAGGCCTCCGCGGAGTCCAACGCGCGGATGATGCGGGCCAGGTCGGCCGGGGCCGCCGCGAGGCGAACGGTCGTGCCTGCGTCGTCGAGTTCGGCGATGTGCCAGCTTGCGGGGACGGTGTCGTCGTCGCCACCCCGGGCGCGCCGCACGCCCTTGACGATCAGCCGTTCCACCGGTATGCGGTGCGCTCCGTACCGGCCCGGGCCGGGCGTCACCGCGAGGGTGCCACCACCCAGGGCGATGTGGGTGCCGAAGCCGTAAGGGTTGTAGTCGGTGTCCTCCAGGAAACGGGCGACCAGGAACACCTCCTCTTCCCCTTCCCCCGCCTTCTTGGTGGACGCTTCTTCCCCCGCTTTCCCGGCGGATGCTTCGGACGCTCCGATCGCTCCGATCGCTCCGATCGCTCCGGGCACAATGATCCGAGTGGCGTGCCAGGCCCAGCCGAACAGGCCCAGCGAGACCAGCGAGCCCGCGGCCGCCCATGTCATCGCCACGGGGGAGTCGAGCAGGGACAGGGGGTGGACGTAGCAGAGCGGCAGCAGCCACAGGGCCGTACCGACGAGCGCGCCCGCGAACGGAAGTTCCGACGGAAGGACCTCGTCGTCGGGCAGCCGGCGCCCGCGCAGGCGCAGCAGTACCCGGGCCGCAGGGTAGCCCGCGGCGAGGG encodes:
- a CDS encoding glycosyltransferase, yielding MGAHRRPILFVSYAESGLLNPLLVLAEELSRRGVEDLWFATDEKARDQIESASADSELQFASLGDTVSQMSAVTWDDETYAEVTQRSRFKAHRAVIRHSFAPETRVEKYRALEKAVEEIQPALMVIESMCQFGYELAITKGIPFVLGVPFLPSNVLTSHVPFAKSYTPSGFPVPHSGLPGKMSLAQRVENELFRVRTLGMFMTKEIREIVEEDNRVRGELGISPEARQMMARIDHAEQVLCYSVAELDYPFPMHEKVRLVGTLVPPLPQAPDDEGLSDWLTEQKSVVFMGFGTITRLTREQVASLVEVARRLEGEGHQVLWKLPSEQQHLLPPAEELPANLRIESWVPSQLDVLAHPNVKVFFTHAGGNGYHEGLYFGKPLVVRPLWVDCDDQAVRGQDFGVSLTVDRPETVDTDDVLDKITRVLNESSFTERAEYYAGLLKAAGGRTAAADLLLGLPVLAND
- a CDS encoding DegT/DnrJ/EryC1/StrS family aminotransferase produces the protein MSYTYPVSMPWLKGRELEYVTEAVSGGWISSQGPYVRQFEEAFAAYNDMPHGVACSSGTTALTLALRALGVGPGDEVIVPEFTMIATAWAVTYTGATPVFVDCGDDLNIDVSRIEEKITPRTKVIMPVHIYGRQCDMDAIMNLAYEYNLRVVEDSAEAHGVRPVGDIACFSLFANKIITAGEGGVCVTRDAHLAEQMAHLRAMAFTKDHSFLHKKLAYNYRMTNMQAAVALAQTEQLDTILATRRDIEKRYDEALRDVPGITLMPARDVLWMYDLRAERSEELRAYLADQGVETRVFFKPMSRQPGYYDANWPSLNASRFSEDGFYLPTHTGLTAQDQEFITDRVRAFYGVL
- a CDS encoding cytochrome P450 codes for the protein MTTFAPGCPVAFPLRRPGRPFPPPEYADYRAGEGLVRSELPASGPVWLVTRHEDVRTVLTDPRISADPSRPGFPRARRTGGAPSQSEIPGWFVALDPPEHDRFRKTLIPEFTVRKVRELRPAIQQIVDERIDALLAAGNSADLIADFALSVPSLVISDLLGVPKADRDFFEAKTKVLVTLSSTDEQRDEASKALLRYLNRLIQIKGRRPGEDLISRLLQAGTMNRQELSGVSMLLLIAGHETTANNIGLGVVQLLTNPQWIGDDRIVEEMLRYYSVADLVSFRVAVEDVEIGGQLIKAGEGIVPLIAAANHDGSVFDKPEEFNPERSARSHVAFGYGVHQCLGQNLVRVEMEIAYRTLFERIPTLELAVPVEELPLKYDGVLFGLHELPVTWS
- a CDS encoding ferredoxin is translated as MMVHVNVDVDRCVGAGQCVLTASDVFDQDDDGLVTVLAQPSDPSTVETVREAAVVCPSMAITVVEN